In the Quercus lobata isolate SW786 chromosome 5, ValleyOak3.0 Primary Assembly, whole genome shotgun sequence genome, one interval contains:
- the LOC115989425 gene encoding probable LRR receptor-like serine/threonine-protein kinase At1g07650 isoform X4: protein MARLVLPYISFIVFLLLMCMATQPGTGTIHSDEVKALGEIAEQLGKKDWNINVEQCKNDLSWLTPKLDWKPPYNNSLFCDCSYPDSVCHVVALVLKGQDLDGKLPRSLVKLHYLTYLNLNRNFLSGNIPHEWASTKLEFLTLSVNNLSGPIPGFLGNITALRYMSIENNLFSGMVPLELGKLVSLENLILSANNLSGELPFALTKLTKLTELRISSNNFTGRIPDFFRSWKQLEKLEIQASGFEGPIPSNISILSNLTELRISDLVGGGSKFPNLSSMKGMERLMLKSCNISGPITESISDMTQLQTLFLTSNLLTGPIPEWIKDKDNTHPVDLSYNNLSERSAPSCRDNLNLFKSFSGMDNLSLSECLKDSPCSKDYYEVHINCGGKAKTVGNIKYEADYHPAGPASFVWKENWGFSSSGRFWDLNTTGNDYVANNVSILKMNESELYTSARLSPLSITYYARCLANGPYKLKLHFAEIVIRDNRSFYSLGRRIFDIYVQEKLVLEDFDIENAAPGVDKAVVKEYKANVTNNVLMIRFFWAGKGTTDAPKRGNYGPLISAISVENDFSLPNDGKMKIVVGAVVVVLLLIFMILGILWWKGCLGGRKSRENELKGLDLQTGFFTYRQIKAATDNFNAANKLGEGGFGSVYKGILSDGTVIAVKQLSSKSRQGSREFVNEIGMISGLQHPNLVRLYGCCIEGKQLLLVYEYMENNSLAHVLFGPANGWLKLDWPARQKICAGIAKGLAFLHEESTLKIVHRDIKSTNVLLDRDLNPKISDFGLAKLDEEENTHISTRIAGTIGYMAPEYALWGHLTYKADVYSFGVVALEIIAGKNNMKYRPNQNFVCLLDWAIVLQQRGDLMELVDPELGSDFSKEEALRMIKVALLCTNPSPVLRPVMTAVVNMLEGRIVIDELTRGPSIYGNEWGFEALRDQYGESSRPKSMESQSLTQSSNATWIGSSSTSAHNIYSTNQNE, encoded by the exons GTGGAACAATGCAAAAATGACCTAAGTTGGTTAACGCCAAAATTGGATTGGAAGCCACCATACAACAATTCTCTCTTTTGCGATTGCTCCTACCCTGATAGTGTATGCCACGTCGTTGCATT GGTTCTTAAAGGGCAGGATCTCGACGGTAAGCTTCCACGATCTCTAGTGAAGCTACACTACCTGACGTACCT TAATCTCAATCGTAACTTCCTTAGTGGTAACATACCCCACGAATGGGCTTCTACAAAGTTGGAATTTTT GACCCTCTCTGTGAACAACTTATCAGGACCAATTCCAGGCTTCTTGGGAAACATTACCGCACTTAGATATAT GAGTATAGAGAACAATCTGTTTTCAGGAATGGTTCCCCTTGAGCTTGGAAAGTTGGTTAGCTTGGAGAATCT CATTCTTAGTGCTAACAATCTCTCGGGAGAGTTGCCATTCGCGCTTACTAAGTTGACCAAATTAACGGAACT TAGAATTAGTAGTAACAACTTCACTGGAAGAATACCTGACTTTTTCCGAAGTTGGAAACAACTTGAGAAATT AGAGATCCAAGCTAGTGGTTTTGAGGGGCCAATTCCTTCTAACATTTCTATCTTGAGTAACTTAACTGAGCT AAGGATCAGTGACTTAGTTGGAGGGGgttcaaaatttccaaacttAAGTAGCATGAAAGGCATGGAAAGATT AATGTTGAAGAGTTGTAATATCTCTGGACCAATTACTGAATCTATATCGGACATGACCCAACTTCAAACCTT GTTTCTGACAAGTAACTTGCTCACTGGGCCTATTCCAGAATGGATCAAGGACAAAGATAATACTCA CCCAGTAGATCTTTCTTACAATAATTTGTCAGAGCGTTCTGCACCATCATGTCGAGACAATCT AAATTTGTTCAAAAGCTTTTCTGGAATGGACAACTT ATCACTTAGTGAGTGCCTGAAGGACTCTCCATGTTCAAAAG ATTATTATGAAGTACATATAAATTGTGGTGGGAAAGCAAAAACCGTTGGAAACATAAAGTATGAAGCGGATTATCACCCAGCTGGACCAGCAAGTTTTGTTTGGAAGGAGAACTGGGGATTCAGTAGCTCTGGACGATTTTGGGATTTAAACACTACCGGAAATGACTATGTAGCAAACAATGTATCCATACTCAAAATGAATGAGTCTGAACTATACACAAGTGCACGCCTGTCTCCTCTTTCAATCACATACTATGCCCGCTGCCTAGCAAACGGACCTTATAAATTGAAACTTCACTTTGCGGAGATAGTAATCAGAGACAATAGATCTTTTTACAGTCTTGGAAGGCggatatttgatatttatgtgCAG GAAAAATTGGTGTTGgaagattttgatattgaaaatGCTGCACCAGGGGTTGATAAAGCAGTTGTTAAGGAATATAAAGCAAATGTAACAAATAATGTTTTGATGATTCGCTTTTTTTGGGCTGGGAAAGGAACAACAGATGCCCCAAAGAGAGGAAATTATGGTCCCCTCATATCAGCTATCTCTGTGGAAAATG ATTTCAGTCTCCCTAATGATGGCAAGATGAAGATTGTGGTCGGAGCTGTAGTTGTGGTGCTACTCctcatttttatgattttgggcATTCTTTGGTGGAAAGGTTGTTTGGGAGGGAGGAAATCAAGGGAAAATG AGTTAAAAGGATTAGACTTGCAAACTGGTTTTTTTACATATAGACAAATAAAAGCTGCCACTGATAACTTCAATGCTGCAAACAAGCTGGGGGAGGGTGGTTTTGGATCAGTTTACAAG GGTATACTATCCGATGGTACAGTAATTGCGGTTAAGCAACTTTCTTCAAAATCAAGGCAAGGAAGTCGTGAATTTGTGAATGAAATAGGCATGATATCTGGTTTACAACATCCAAATCTTGTTAGACTGTATGGATGTTGTATTGAAGGAAAACAATTATTGTTGGTATATGAGTATATGGAAAACAATAGCCTTGCACATGTGTTGTTTG GTCCTGCAAATGGCTGGTTAAAATTGGATTGGCCTGCAAGACAGAAAATATGTGCGGGTATAGCAAAAGGTCTAGCTTTCTTGCATGAGGAATCAACGTTGAAAATTGTTCATAGAGACATTAAATCTACTAATGTATTGCTTGACAGAGACCTTAACCCTAAGATCTCTGACTTTGGATTGGCCAAGCTCGATGAAGAGGAGAACACACACATTAGCACCAGAATTGCTGGAACAAT AGGCTATATGGCGCCAGAATATGCATTATGGGGTCATCTAACCTACAAAGCGGACGTTTATAGTTTTGGAGTTGTTGCATTGGAAATTATTGCTGGGAAGAACAACATGAAATATCGACCAAATCAAAACTTCGTATGCCTTTTAGATTGG GCCATCGTGTTACAACAGAGAGGGGATTTGATGGAATTGGTGGATCCAGAATTGGGGTCTGATTTCAGCAAGGAAGAGGCACTTAGAATGATTAAAGTAGCTTTATTATGCACTAATCCATCACCAGTGCTTAGGCCTGTCATGACTGCAGTAGTGAACATGCTTGAAGGCCGGATTGTCATTGATGAATTGACCAGAGGCCCAAGTATTTATGGCAATGAATGGGGGTTTGAAGCCTTAAGAGATCAATATGGTGAGAGCTCACGACCAAAATCAATGGAAAGTCAGAGCCTTACTCAATCATCAAATGCAACATGGATTGGTTCTTCTTCCACATCTGCCCACAATATCTATTCCACTAATCAAAATGAATGA
- the LOC115989425 gene encoding probable LRR receptor-like serine/threonine-protein kinase At1g07650 isoform X6 — protein sequence MARLVLPYISFIVFLLLMCMATQPGTGTIHSDEVKALGEIAEQLGKKDWNINVEQCKNDLSWLTPKLDWKPPYNNSLFCDCSYPDSVCHVVALVLKGQDLDGKLPRSLVKLHYLTYLNLNRNFLSGNIPHEWASTKLEFLTLSVNNLSGPIPGFLGNITALRYMSIENNLFSGMVPLELGKLVSLENLILSANNLSGELPFALTKLTKLTELRISSNNFTGRIPDFFRSWKQLEKLEIQASGFEGPIPSNISILSNLTELDLVGGGSKFPNLSSMKGMERLDLSFNRLDGKIPDFHGLSRLKYLFLTSNLLTGPIPEWIKDKDNTHPVDLSYNNLSERSAPSCRDNLNLFKSFSGMDNLSLSECLKDSPCSKDYYEVHINCGGKAKTVGNIKYEADYHPAGPASFVWKENWGFSSSGRFWDLNTTGNDYVANNVSILKMNESELYTSARLSPLSITYYARCLANGPYKLKLHFAEIVIRDNRSFYSLGRRIFDIYVQEKLVLEDFDIENAAPGVDKAVVKEYKANVTNNVLMIRFFWAGKGTTDAPKRGNYGPLISAISVENDFSLPNDGKMKIVVGAVVVVLLLIFMILGILWWKGCLGGRKSRENELKGLDLQTGFFTYRQIKAATDNFNAANKLGEGGFGSVYKGILSDGTVIAVKQLSSKSRQGSREFVNEIGMISGLQHPNLVRLYGCCIEGKQLLLVYEYMENNSLAHVLFGPANGWLKLDWPARQKICAGIAKGLAFLHEESTLKIVHRDIKSTNVLLDRDLNPKISDFGLAKLDEEENTHISTRIAGTIGYMAPEYALWGHLTYKADVYSFGVVALEIIAGKNNMKYRPNQNFVCLLDWAIVLQQRGDLMELVDPELGSDFSKEEALRMIKVALLCTNPSPVLRPVMTAVVNMLEGRIVIDELTRGPSIYGNEWGFEALRDQYGESSRPKSMESQSLTQSSNATWIGSSSTSAHNIYSTNQNE from the exons GTGGAACAATGCAAAAATGACCTAAGTTGGTTAACGCCAAAATTGGATTGGAAGCCACCATACAACAATTCTCTCTTTTGCGATTGCTCCTACCCTGATAGTGTATGCCACGTCGTTGCATT GGTTCTTAAAGGGCAGGATCTCGACGGTAAGCTTCCACGATCTCTAGTGAAGCTACACTACCTGACGTACCT TAATCTCAATCGTAACTTCCTTAGTGGTAACATACCCCACGAATGGGCTTCTACAAAGTTGGAATTTTT GACCCTCTCTGTGAACAACTTATCAGGACCAATTCCAGGCTTCTTGGGAAACATTACCGCACTTAGATATAT GAGTATAGAGAACAATCTGTTTTCAGGAATGGTTCCCCTTGAGCTTGGAAAGTTGGTTAGCTTGGAGAATCT CATTCTTAGTGCTAACAATCTCTCGGGAGAGTTGCCATTCGCGCTTACTAAGTTGACCAAATTAACGGAACT TAGAATTAGTAGTAACAACTTCACTGGAAGAATACCTGACTTTTTCCGAAGTTGGAAACAACTTGAGAAATT AGAGATCCAAGCTAGTGGTTTTGAGGGGCCAATTCCTTCTAACATTTCTATCTTGAGTAACTTAACTGAGCT TGACTTAGTTGGAGGGGgttcaaaatttccaaacttAAGTAGCATGAAAGGCATGGAAAGATT AGATCTCAGCTTCAACAGATTGGATGGAAAAATTCCAGATTTTCATGGTTTATCGCGATTGAAATATTT GTTTCTGACAAGTAACTTGCTCACTGGGCCTATTCCAGAATGGATCAAGGACAAAGATAATACTCA CCCAGTAGATCTTTCTTACAATAATTTGTCAGAGCGTTCTGCACCATCATGTCGAGACAATCT AAATTTGTTCAAAAGCTTTTCTGGAATGGACAACTT ATCACTTAGTGAGTGCCTGAAGGACTCTCCATGTTCAAAAG ATTATTATGAAGTACATATAAATTGTGGTGGGAAAGCAAAAACCGTTGGAAACATAAAGTATGAAGCGGATTATCACCCAGCTGGACCAGCAAGTTTTGTTTGGAAGGAGAACTGGGGATTCAGTAGCTCTGGACGATTTTGGGATTTAAACACTACCGGAAATGACTATGTAGCAAACAATGTATCCATACTCAAAATGAATGAGTCTGAACTATACACAAGTGCACGCCTGTCTCCTCTTTCAATCACATACTATGCCCGCTGCCTAGCAAACGGACCTTATAAATTGAAACTTCACTTTGCGGAGATAGTAATCAGAGACAATAGATCTTTTTACAGTCTTGGAAGGCggatatttgatatttatgtgCAG GAAAAATTGGTGTTGgaagattttgatattgaaaatGCTGCACCAGGGGTTGATAAAGCAGTTGTTAAGGAATATAAAGCAAATGTAACAAATAATGTTTTGATGATTCGCTTTTTTTGGGCTGGGAAAGGAACAACAGATGCCCCAAAGAGAGGAAATTATGGTCCCCTCATATCAGCTATCTCTGTGGAAAATG ATTTCAGTCTCCCTAATGATGGCAAGATGAAGATTGTGGTCGGAGCTGTAGTTGTGGTGCTACTCctcatttttatgattttgggcATTCTTTGGTGGAAAGGTTGTTTGGGAGGGAGGAAATCAAGGGAAAATG AGTTAAAAGGATTAGACTTGCAAACTGGTTTTTTTACATATAGACAAATAAAAGCTGCCACTGATAACTTCAATGCTGCAAACAAGCTGGGGGAGGGTGGTTTTGGATCAGTTTACAAG GGTATACTATCCGATGGTACAGTAATTGCGGTTAAGCAACTTTCTTCAAAATCAAGGCAAGGAAGTCGTGAATTTGTGAATGAAATAGGCATGATATCTGGTTTACAACATCCAAATCTTGTTAGACTGTATGGATGTTGTATTGAAGGAAAACAATTATTGTTGGTATATGAGTATATGGAAAACAATAGCCTTGCACATGTGTTGTTTG GTCCTGCAAATGGCTGGTTAAAATTGGATTGGCCTGCAAGACAGAAAATATGTGCGGGTATAGCAAAAGGTCTAGCTTTCTTGCATGAGGAATCAACGTTGAAAATTGTTCATAGAGACATTAAATCTACTAATGTATTGCTTGACAGAGACCTTAACCCTAAGATCTCTGACTTTGGATTGGCCAAGCTCGATGAAGAGGAGAACACACACATTAGCACCAGAATTGCTGGAACAAT AGGCTATATGGCGCCAGAATATGCATTATGGGGTCATCTAACCTACAAAGCGGACGTTTATAGTTTTGGAGTTGTTGCATTGGAAATTATTGCTGGGAAGAACAACATGAAATATCGACCAAATCAAAACTTCGTATGCCTTTTAGATTGG GCCATCGTGTTACAACAGAGAGGGGATTTGATGGAATTGGTGGATCCAGAATTGGGGTCTGATTTCAGCAAGGAAGAGGCACTTAGAATGATTAAAGTAGCTTTATTATGCACTAATCCATCACCAGTGCTTAGGCCTGTCATGACTGCAGTAGTGAACATGCTTGAAGGCCGGATTGTCATTGATGAATTGACCAGAGGCCCAAGTATTTATGGCAATGAATGGGGGTTTGAAGCCTTAAGAGATCAATATGGTGAGAGCTCACGACCAAAATCAATGGAAAGTCAGAGCCTTACTCAATCATCAAATGCAACATGGATTGGTTCTTCTTCCACATCTGCCCACAATATCTATTCCACTAATCAAAATGAATGA
- the LOC115989425 gene encoding probable LRR receptor-like serine/threonine-protein kinase At1g07650 isoform X2: MARLVLPYISFIVFLLLMCMATQPGTGTIHSDEVKALGEIAEQLGKKDWNINVEQCKNDLSWLTPKLDWKPPYNNSLFCDCSYPDSVCHVVALVLKGQDLDGKLPRSLVKLHYLTYLNLNRNFLSGNIPHEWASTKLEFLTLSVNNLSGPIPGFLGNITALRYMSIENNLFSGMVPLELGKLVSLENLILSANNLSGELPFALTKLTKLTELRISSNNFTGRIPDFFRSWKQLEKLEIQASGFEGPIPSNISILSNLTELDLVGGGSKFPNLSSMKGMERLMLKSCNISGPITESISDMTQLQTLDLSFNRLDGKIPDFHGLSRLKYLFLTSNLLTGPIPEWIKDKDNTHPVDLSYNNLSERSAPSCRDNLNLFKSFSGMDNLSLSECLKDSPCSKDYYEVHINCGGKAKTVGNIKYEADYHPAGPASFVWKENWGFSSSGRFWDLNTTGNDYVANNVSILKMNESELYTSARLSPLSITYYARCLANGPYKLKLHFAEIVIRDNRSFYSLGRRIFDIYVQEKLVLEDFDIENAAPGVDKAVVKEYKANVTNNVLMIRFFWAGKGTTDAPKRGNYGPLISAISVENDFSLPNDGKMKIVVGAVVVVLLLIFMILGILWWKGCLGGRKSRENELKGLDLQTGFFTYRQIKAATDNFNAANKLGEGGFGSVYKGILSDGTVIAVKQLSSKSRQGSREFVNEIGMISGLQHPNLVRLYGCCIEGKQLLLVYEYMENNSLAHVLFGPANGWLKLDWPARQKICAGIAKGLAFLHEESTLKIVHRDIKSTNVLLDRDLNPKISDFGLAKLDEEENTHISTRIAGTIGYMAPEYALWGHLTYKADVYSFGVVALEIIAGKNNMKYRPNQNFVCLLDWAIVLQQRGDLMELVDPELGSDFSKEEALRMIKVALLCTNPSPVLRPVMTAVVNMLEGRIVIDELTRGPSIYGNEWGFEALRDQYGESSRPKSMESQSLTQSSNATWIGSSSTSAHNIYSTNQNE; this comes from the exons GTGGAACAATGCAAAAATGACCTAAGTTGGTTAACGCCAAAATTGGATTGGAAGCCACCATACAACAATTCTCTCTTTTGCGATTGCTCCTACCCTGATAGTGTATGCCACGTCGTTGCATT GGTTCTTAAAGGGCAGGATCTCGACGGTAAGCTTCCACGATCTCTAGTGAAGCTACACTACCTGACGTACCT TAATCTCAATCGTAACTTCCTTAGTGGTAACATACCCCACGAATGGGCTTCTACAAAGTTGGAATTTTT GACCCTCTCTGTGAACAACTTATCAGGACCAATTCCAGGCTTCTTGGGAAACATTACCGCACTTAGATATAT GAGTATAGAGAACAATCTGTTTTCAGGAATGGTTCCCCTTGAGCTTGGAAAGTTGGTTAGCTTGGAGAATCT CATTCTTAGTGCTAACAATCTCTCGGGAGAGTTGCCATTCGCGCTTACTAAGTTGACCAAATTAACGGAACT TAGAATTAGTAGTAACAACTTCACTGGAAGAATACCTGACTTTTTCCGAAGTTGGAAACAACTTGAGAAATT AGAGATCCAAGCTAGTGGTTTTGAGGGGCCAATTCCTTCTAACATTTCTATCTTGAGTAACTTAACTGAGCT TGACTTAGTTGGAGGGGgttcaaaatttccaaacttAAGTAGCATGAAAGGCATGGAAAGATT AATGTTGAAGAGTTGTAATATCTCTGGACCAATTACTGAATCTATATCGGACATGACCCAACTTCAAACCTT AGATCTCAGCTTCAACAGATTGGATGGAAAAATTCCAGATTTTCATGGTTTATCGCGATTGAAATATTT GTTTCTGACAAGTAACTTGCTCACTGGGCCTATTCCAGAATGGATCAAGGACAAAGATAATACTCA CCCAGTAGATCTTTCTTACAATAATTTGTCAGAGCGTTCTGCACCATCATGTCGAGACAATCT AAATTTGTTCAAAAGCTTTTCTGGAATGGACAACTT ATCACTTAGTGAGTGCCTGAAGGACTCTCCATGTTCAAAAG ATTATTATGAAGTACATATAAATTGTGGTGGGAAAGCAAAAACCGTTGGAAACATAAAGTATGAAGCGGATTATCACCCAGCTGGACCAGCAAGTTTTGTTTGGAAGGAGAACTGGGGATTCAGTAGCTCTGGACGATTTTGGGATTTAAACACTACCGGAAATGACTATGTAGCAAACAATGTATCCATACTCAAAATGAATGAGTCTGAACTATACACAAGTGCACGCCTGTCTCCTCTTTCAATCACATACTATGCCCGCTGCCTAGCAAACGGACCTTATAAATTGAAACTTCACTTTGCGGAGATAGTAATCAGAGACAATAGATCTTTTTACAGTCTTGGAAGGCggatatttgatatttatgtgCAG GAAAAATTGGTGTTGgaagattttgatattgaaaatGCTGCACCAGGGGTTGATAAAGCAGTTGTTAAGGAATATAAAGCAAATGTAACAAATAATGTTTTGATGATTCGCTTTTTTTGGGCTGGGAAAGGAACAACAGATGCCCCAAAGAGAGGAAATTATGGTCCCCTCATATCAGCTATCTCTGTGGAAAATG ATTTCAGTCTCCCTAATGATGGCAAGATGAAGATTGTGGTCGGAGCTGTAGTTGTGGTGCTACTCctcatttttatgattttgggcATTCTTTGGTGGAAAGGTTGTTTGGGAGGGAGGAAATCAAGGGAAAATG AGTTAAAAGGATTAGACTTGCAAACTGGTTTTTTTACATATAGACAAATAAAAGCTGCCACTGATAACTTCAATGCTGCAAACAAGCTGGGGGAGGGTGGTTTTGGATCAGTTTACAAG GGTATACTATCCGATGGTACAGTAATTGCGGTTAAGCAACTTTCTTCAAAATCAAGGCAAGGAAGTCGTGAATTTGTGAATGAAATAGGCATGATATCTGGTTTACAACATCCAAATCTTGTTAGACTGTATGGATGTTGTATTGAAGGAAAACAATTATTGTTGGTATATGAGTATATGGAAAACAATAGCCTTGCACATGTGTTGTTTG GTCCTGCAAATGGCTGGTTAAAATTGGATTGGCCTGCAAGACAGAAAATATGTGCGGGTATAGCAAAAGGTCTAGCTTTCTTGCATGAGGAATCAACGTTGAAAATTGTTCATAGAGACATTAAATCTACTAATGTATTGCTTGACAGAGACCTTAACCCTAAGATCTCTGACTTTGGATTGGCCAAGCTCGATGAAGAGGAGAACACACACATTAGCACCAGAATTGCTGGAACAAT AGGCTATATGGCGCCAGAATATGCATTATGGGGTCATCTAACCTACAAAGCGGACGTTTATAGTTTTGGAGTTGTTGCATTGGAAATTATTGCTGGGAAGAACAACATGAAATATCGACCAAATCAAAACTTCGTATGCCTTTTAGATTGG GCCATCGTGTTACAACAGAGAGGGGATTTGATGGAATTGGTGGATCCAGAATTGGGGTCTGATTTCAGCAAGGAAGAGGCACTTAGAATGATTAAAGTAGCTTTATTATGCACTAATCCATCACCAGTGCTTAGGCCTGTCATGACTGCAGTAGTGAACATGCTTGAAGGCCGGATTGTCATTGATGAATTGACCAGAGGCCCAAGTATTTATGGCAATGAATGGGGGTTTGAAGCCTTAAGAGATCAATATGGTGAGAGCTCACGACCAAAATCAATGGAAAGTCAGAGCCTTACTCAATCATCAAATGCAACATGGATTGGTTCTTCTTCCACATCTGCCCACAATATCTATTCCACTAATCAAAATGAATGA